Genomic segment of Zingiber officinale cultivar Zhangliang chromosome 11B, Zo_v1.1, whole genome shotgun sequence:
TTGCTGGGAAAATTGATGATTTATATGGGAAAAGATGTACTCACTCTGATAGTAGATGCattctttcttttttcctttgagTGATTTATTatctataatttgtaattaaCTATTGTTTGTAGTAGGAATGACTCCTAAGCGTCGAAGTAAGAGGAAATCTCGTTTTATACTTCAACTTGAGGTAGCTATGCAACCACCAACTATGAGTACAAATCACACTAATCTGTATTCAATTGAGCAAGGTAATATCTCATTTTATGCATCACAAATTTATTACCTATTTGTATTCAattcttatttttatatttttattgaaaTCAATACTTTCACAGATAGTCAAAATATACAAGGTACGTTGAATAACCAAAGAGATACACTTTCAAATCAACTTCATGTCGATGTGCAAGATAATATCTCATATGTTGAAAACATGACTTTAGTTCCAAATCaaaatattgatatgaatgaaaaatctaatgaaggtaacatatatgaacaatataataatttattatattttttattattatgtcttatattttttttttgtgtacaGATAGTGAAAGTGGACTTCATAATATTAATAGGAAAAAAAGAAGTCTCACATTTATGAAAGAAATTTGGGGTCGACCTAGCACACTACCATGCATTAAGATTTCATGTGATGATATGGGACGCCCTAtaggaacaaaaagaaataaatttactgATTTCTTGGGCTCTTTGGCAAGAAATGATAAGTATTGTCCAATTGATGTGGAAGATTGGCATAAAATGTCAACGGATAAAAAAAAGACATGTTAAATGTTATAAAGGTAACTAAATTACTTTTGCGTAATTTTCACGTTTAAGACTTTTAATTTATGCAAAGATAATTTGTCTATTTTTTTGAAGGAAAAATACGACCTTCCTCTAGGAACTGAAAATTGGACACTACgatcaatagaaaaaaaaaaggagaaacggGAAATCTGAACTAAAAAAAACGTACTATGATCCAAAGTTATCAATTCAAGTTTTGTTACAACAGAGAGATGAAAGAGCTTATGCAGAACAATATATGAGACTAGTTGCATTTTGGAACACAGAAAAATCAAAGGTAGACAATATGTTTTTATTTAGATTAATAATTTGATCCAAATGTTATGTAGACTTTTATATTGTTTATTGAGTGTAATTAATATATTAGGAAAGGAGTGAAAAAAATAAAGCTACTAGAAAACAAAAGATAATGAATCAGActactagaaggacattttttgCTCAAGTGTAACATAAATTGGTAATTCTTCTTATTCGTGTTATAATTCTATGTGCATTTGAatgtagaaactaataactaaatatatttttatgaaaaagaaAAGGGGCACCCTCCAACACGAGTCGAATTATTTCAGGCTTGCTTTACTCATGCCAATGGAAGTCCCTCAAGCAAtgttgtagcagaaagattggtAAACTACTTTATACtcttcaatttaataatttaaagtgctttgttttaattatcattatgtgttaaataagtatcaacatGTCATATGTTTGTAAACGTTGCAATGAATGAACTAGCAAATCAACTTCCTGAAGATTCTAATGATCCGGTGAGTCAAAATGATATATTTGCTCAAATTATCGGACCAGATAGACCTGACCGAGTACGTATGCTTGGTGATGGTGTTAGTCCATCTGATTTATGGGGAGAAGTTCCTAGTCGTGGCACATGCAATCGACTAGTGATGAAACAGAAgacaaaattagaaaaaatggATGAACAAGTTAAAAAGCAAGGCCAATATATTGCAATGTTAGAAGCAAAGTTTTCTGATCAAACAAACCAAAATCCTATTTCAAATTGCAATAATAGTCAACACACATCATCAAGTAGTAATCCACACACTTCTATTCCTTCTCGTCCATCTTTACAGGTAAgggttgtttaattttttttttttattattatatattccaCACATCTTTAAACTTTTATTCTCTTTTGCACTTTCATGTAGATTGGATGTTCTGTCttgatcaaaagtttatttgattcaACAAAAAATGTGGCAAAAGAAGTGCTTTATAGCATGGATCCAAATACTACAATAGGAAGACAGACACTAGGAACAAATTGGTGTGAAGTACAAGTACAAGTTGTTCTAGAACCAGAAGAGAGTTTAATTAGACCTTATGATTTTTTACAGAGGTTTGAGGATACACTTGAAGGAATGATAGCTTGGCCATATCATTTGGTATGCTTTTAACCtttcattgaaatattattaatttattatatttattgtggtattataattttaaactaataTGAAATGTATTTGCAGTTAACAATAAACGAAGACTACTATTAGGTGGATTGATACTTTGCATTTTTCTCATTTGGTATGATATCCAATGAATTATtttattaactttttattttCATTGTTTTATTTCACTAATACAAATATATGCATTGTATTTGTATATGGCAGGTACATGGATTTTGCTTACAATATGATGGTTGAAGATGGTCCAACTAATTGTGTTTTTATTCACAAGACTTTGTTAGTCTAAAATTTAATAGTTTGAGTGTAGTCTGTAGTTAGTTTTAGATGTAAATGACTTATCATTAGTATTGTATTTTTTAATTTGACTAAGTTAGTGTTAGATGAATAAAAATTTCTATTAGCACTTTTAATTGTATTTTATTCTAAATGATGGAAGTATTGTGATGATGTATAAATTTTGAATTCAGGTTATATATTCTAAATAATTATTCTTGTAGTGATAATttttaatgtctttataaattattataaatgacaattattaatgtcattatagattATTTAAGGTGGCATTTTAAAATGATCTTATAAATTATGATTACCGACAACTTTTACTgtccttataaaaatttataggaCACTTATAAATGTCAAAATAAATGAGTTTAGGTAACATTTAAATGTGTCCTTATTATGATAATAACAAGACATATATAAATGTCATTAAAATAGGATTTTTATTGACATTTTTATACTGTCGTTATATCCCTATATTGTGACATTTTTAAAGTTAGTATTGATTTTGTATAATGACATTATAAAATGTCAGGAATGCAAGGAGGATCTAAGACGACATCACTTTTTAGGGTGTTTTTCGGTAATGTCACTAAAACTTAAGTGTCATTAAAAATAAACTATAAGGGCATTTATGTGTGCCCTTAAAGACCATTATTCTTGTAGTGTAGTCATCGATAATTTACCTCTTCCatatccttttatatatatatatatatatatatatatatatatattcaaaaaaatTCATTCTAAAATATTGATTTGATATTCATTGAGTGGATAGAACAGAAATATTGTTCAACAAAGAAATATTCATTCCCATAGTTTTTTATTTGGAGAATGAGAGGAAATATACTGCCTATGGGACATCAGTTGTTGGAAAAGGTAGTTACATTTTCTGATGCTTTTCCCCCTCCCATTTATCAGTTCACCATTTACTTTAAAATGACTACCAAAATGGAAGCATGCAGCAAAACTCCTGTAAATATGAGCAATATTAATTCACCACCAAAACATTGTAGATCAAGCAAGATATCCTGTCCCTTACGCTACATGTTTTCTTACTTCTGGAGTTCTGGTAAGAAAGTAAAGAGGTCCCTTGTAGATAGATTCAGGGACCccagaaggaaggaaggaaggaaggccTCGGAGCAAAAACATACATCAGGATAAAAAGGTAGTTTGGTTACCGTCTTTGGTTAgaaatttcaaaaagttaatcTAAAAGATTGAACGATGTAACGCAGCAGTGCAGTGCAGTCCAGTGAAGTGAAGCCAGATGCCGGAGCCTGCACTGCAGTCCTTTTGATCATCACTATTCACTCTTCCTCAGTGAGTCACACATGCAAGTTATGAGACAGTGACCTCTGAGTCTGATCGCTAGTCTCCTTCTCAAACAGCCCAAGCCTGTTGTCACTCAGCCTTGATCTGTAGGCAGCCTTCTTGTACTCCTCCCATGTGAACTCCCTGTAGCGGCTCTGCTCCTCCTCCCCCATCACTTGTGGCAATGGTGCAATCCTCTCCCCCAGCGCTGGCCCAAAGAAATAGATCATGGACACCCTCGCGTCCACCCCATTGGCTACCACCCTATGCTTCACGCTCCGGAATCTCCCATTTGTCAGAACCTGTACCCATTTTATTCCACCCATCTCAACCTATAATTCAATTACTTATGTGCTACGTATTAATAAACCTTTAGTTAGTTAGTTAACAGTCCCAGACCTGTAGGGCATCGCCGACGTTGATGAAGAAGGATTCCTCGTCAGGAGCGACTGGAATCCAGCTCCCGTCCTTGAGTGAAATCTGCAAGCCAGAGGTGTTGTTTGAACGCAGAACAGATATGACCTGCGGGTCAGTGTGCTCTCCGAAGCCAGTCAGGCTAAAGCCGTGGAGGAGTTGCAGCGGGCAGGGAGGGTAATGGTTGAGTCTAAAGATCCCGTCACTCTGCTCTCCCGTCGCTAGCTTACTGAAGGCGTCTCTCGGCTCGATCGCTAGCCCCTCGGCCATGAGTTCCAGCACCAAAGCAGCAAGCTTCCTGATAGCCGATAAGTACTCCCTCAACGTAGAGCTTCATGCACACGTTGAATAGATGCCACGTCTAAAACAGAGTCTCGATATTAGATGCTTAATTATATTCCACGTACCTAAATGGGCGTTGGTTCGGAGTGACGGCGAAGAGGAGGTATTCGAGACAGCCGACGTCGCCATTAGCGCCGATGGTTTTATTCCCGTAGCCACCAAAAGAATCGGGAGGGCATGACCTCTGCTTTTCCAAGGGAGGCAGGGAGAAGAAACTCACAGCCTCTGCTTCGAGCCTCCGCACGAGCTCCATAGAAATGCCGTGGTTGGTGACCTTGAATAGCCCGAAGTCTTGACACGCCCTGACGACCAGCTGCGCCGCCGCATTGTCGGGCTCGGAGAGGTCGACGACGGGGACGACCGAGACGGACGCGGCGGCGGCCTTGGGAGGCCGAATGAGCGGTATTTGATCCAGGGAGGGATTCGACAAGACGACCATCGTCGAAGGGGAATTCAATTGaaacagagcagcaaagcaaccTGCAAGCGAGGACCGGCGCGTGAGGT
This window contains:
- the LOC122034158 gene encoding gibberellin 2-beta-dioxygenase 3-like, giving the protein MVVLSNPSLDQIPLIRPPKAAAASVSVVPVVDLSEPDNAAAQLVVRACQDFGLFKVTNHGISMELVRRLEAEAVSFFSLPPLEKQRSCPPDSFGGYGNKTIGANGDVGCLEYLLFAVTPNQRPFSSTLREYLSAIRKLAALVLELMAEGLAIEPRDAFSKLATGEQSDGIFRLNHYPPCPLQLLHGFSLTGFGEHTDPQVISVLRSNNTSGLQISLKDGSWIPVAPDEESFFINVGDALQVLTNGRFRSVKHRVVANGVDARVSMIYFFGPALGERIAPLPQVMGEEEQSRYREFTWEEYKKAAYRSRLSDNRLGLFEKETSDQTQRSLSHNLHV